In Lotus japonicus ecotype B-129 chromosome 5, LjGifu_v1.2, one genomic interval encodes:
- the LOC130719661 gene encoding uncharacterized protein LOC130719661: MDDSTNTPPSSSGPSHSSSSDKKRMVRGCTKMLKIAKVQKTGVKLKIEFDPHTGDCIGENSNEFRSYAAYLARSTCSILIDEWRLVDVDSKNSIWDDLKLHFDITESDDSNKCDLKKKWLKYLGDRWRAFKTQLTSDYITNPNPNRLPPYEVYPYIKEDVWEKFLEHRNTPTFKEKSQKGKDNVAKNLYPHTLSRGGYELLEKKMINEKRQELDASGELDRIPSPPSRHDKWKRARQRRGGEYTSEATRVVAEKIDSLAEETEQGTFVSQGRDDILTKAIGTSEHGGRVRGVGRFANLSNYFGRSSRPTQSLDVKEIEAQLEAKLEQKLAAKIKAECKEEFEQQLIMASEKMQQSFMETLKTMGLSEISPTNQQGEQNVLLHGSTKESCTAAQENHKEDSTTDNVQRVLFMFLKQQKHICLPLQHDLAVKNFWISPKCIRELLVGDAWLDISILQVWCTYIHRLCDESNKSDVFGILDPVFFSYPDSTKSKHKFQTYIQEKLRDLDKVCYLAPYLEK; encoded by the exons ATGGATGATTCAACCAACACCCCTCCTTCATCTAGTGGACCTAGTCATTCGTCTAGTTCAGATAAAAAGAGAATGGTTAGAGGTTGCACTAAGATGCTTAAAATTGCCAAAGTTCAGAAAACGGGTGTGAAATTGAAGATTGAGTTTGATCCACACACTGGGGATTGTATTGGTGAAAATTCAAATGAGTTTAGGAGTTATGCAGCATATCTTGCTCGAAGTACTTGTAGTATTTTAATAGATGAGTGGCGGTTGGTAGATGTAGACTCAAAAAATTCAATTTGGGATGATCTTAAG CTTCATTTTGATATCACAGAAAGTGATGATTCAAATAAGTgtgatttgaagaaaaaatggtTGAAGTATTTGGGGGACCGATGGAGAGCTTTTAAGACACAACTCACTTCCGATTATATCACTAACCCCAACCCCAATCGCCTTCCTCCGTATGAAGTGTATCCTTATATTAAAGAAGATGTATGGGAGAAGTTTTTGGAGCATCGAAATACCCCTACATTTAAG GAAAAAAGTCAAAAGGGTAAGGATAATGTGGCTAAGAATCTATACCCACATACATTATCTCGTGGAGGATATGAATTGCTTGAGAAGAAAATGATTAATGAAAAGAGACAAGAACTAGACGCATCAGGAGAATTAGATCGTATTCCATCTCCACCGTCACGTCATGACAAATGGAAGAGAGCAAGACAAAGGCGAGGAGGGGAATACACATCAGAGGCTACCCGAGTTGTTGCTGAGAAAATT GATTCATTGGCTGAAGAGACTGAACAAGGAACCTTTGTTTCACAAGGACGTGACGATATCTTGACAAAGGCAATTGGAACATCTGAGCATGGTGGTCGTGTTCGTGGTGTTGGACGATTTGCTAATCTAAGCAACTACTTCGGAAGGTCTTCACGTCCAACACAGTCCCTAGATGTTAAGGAGATTGAAGCACAACTTGAGGCGAAACTTGAACAAAAACTTGCAGCAAAGATTAAAGCAGAATGTAAAGAAGAGTTTGAACAACAGTTGATCATGGCGAGTGAGAAGATGCAACAATCATTTATGGAGACGCTTAAGACTATGGGTTTATCTGAAATCTCCCCAACAAACCAACAAGGAGAACAAAATGTTCTTCTGCATGGAAGCACAAAAGAATCTTGTACCGCCGCACAAGAAAATCACAAGGAGGACTCGACCACTGACAATGTTCAGAGAGTGTTATTCATGTTTTTGAAACAGCAAAAACATATATGTTTACCATTACAACATGATCTTGCTGTAAAAAACTTTTGGATTTCACCAAAGTGTATCAGAGAGTTGTTGGTGGGTGATGCTTGGCTTGACATCTCTATTCTACAAGTTTGGTGCAC GTATATCCATCGTCTATGTGACGAAAGTAACAAATCAGATGTGTTTGGAATTCTGGACCCAGTATTCTTCAGTTATCCAGATTCCACAAAGTCTAAACATAAATTTCAAACATACATACAAGAAAAGTTGCGTGATTTGGACAAAGTGTGTTACTTAGCACCATATCTTGAAAAGTAA